In one window of Drosophila innubila isolate TH190305 chromosome 2L unlocalized genomic scaffold, UK_Dinn_1.0 4_B_2L, whole genome shotgun sequence DNA:
- the LOC117794472 gene encoding dnaJ homolog subfamily C member 28, which produces MLLGKLLKPKTSGWRSLHLKRREVYQQCFRILGVHESADQDTVRQAYLDLVKRVHPDADTDEASSERFQLVDEAFKMLQEKFAKGRRNISENEEEPVEFDIKHTAPQHRQYLSNDGIGVGTPFQRQKQYQQVRAMKAQERVLEHRIEKAAAGDATVMCKGGSYYGKHAVKTKYGIERVVEDLIQEAMSKGDFNNLNGAGKPLSTAQMQNPYLDFTTHKLNKILLDNGFTPEWITLSRDIRDAANNLKQKVRTERSFYGDWPLTSSDQLASWESFVQLHAEEVQQLNKLIDKYNLIVPILENQFFRLRMDKLAEGIFKEPDLPRNLPRPQLDSKTKNVGTGNERNFMVNFFSIIGFL; this is translated from the exons ATGTTGCTTGGAAAATTGTTAAAGCCAAAAACCTCTGGATGGCGTTCGTTGCACCTCAAGCGACGCGAGGTGTACCAG CAATGCTTCCGTATATTGGGCGTACATGAATCCGCTGATCAGGATACAGTGCGTCAGGCATATTTGGATTTGGTTAAACGCGTTCATCCCGATGCCGATACGGATGAGGCAAGCAGCGAACGCTTTCAACTCGTTGACGAAGCCTTTAAAATGTTGCAGGAGAAGTTTGCCAAGGGCAGGCGCAACATAAGCGAGAACGAGGAGGAACCTGTGGAGTTCGATATAAAACATACAGCGCCACAGCATCGTCAGTATCTGTCCAATGATGGCATTGGAGTTGGCACTCCCTTCCAGCGTCAAAAGCAATATCAACAGGTGCGTGCTATGAAGGCCCAGGAGCGTGTGCTTGAGCACCGCATCGAGAAGGCAGCAGCTGGAGATGCTACAGTGATGTGCAAGGGAGGCAGCTATTATGGTAAACATGCCGTCAAGACCAAGTATGGCATTGAGCGTGTCGTTGAGGATCTTATACAGGAGGCCATGTCCAAGGGTgactttaacaatttaaatggcGCTGGGAAACCTCTTTCAACGGCTCAAATGCAGAATCCGTACTTGGACTTTACCACACACaaacttaacaaaatattgCTCGACAATGGCTTCACGCCGGAATGGATTACATTGAGCCGCGACATCCGTGATGCTGCcaacaatttaaagcaaaaggTTCGCACTGAGCGTAGCTTTTACGGCGATTGGCCATTGACCAGCTCAGATCAGCTGGCATCCTGGGAATCCTTTGTTCAATTGCATGCTGAGGAAGTGCAGCAGCTCAACAAACTCATCGACAAGTATAATCTGATTGTGCCCATTCTGGAGAATCAGTTCTTTCGTCTACGTATGGATAAACTTGCCGAGGGCATCTTCAAGGAACCAGATCTACCCCGCAATCTTCCCCGTCCTCAACTTGACAGCAAGACCAAAAATGTTGGCACAGGAAACGAAAGAAATTTCATGGTCAATTTCTTCTCAATTATTGGATTTCTATAG